One window of the Klebsiella oxytoca genome contains the following:
- the narX gene encoding nitrate/nitrite two-component system sensor histidine kinase NarX produces the protein MLKRLFTPLTLVNQLALIVLLATVIGVAGMAISSRLVHGVQGSAHAINKAGSLRMQSYRLLAAVPLHDSDQRLLDEMTATVFSPELQYAARHDDQQKQLQGLQHYWQLELAPGMRKAQSQAAVATDVAGFVDRIDQLVTAFDHTTEERIKHVVWIQRIMAVGMALLLVFTIVWLRARLLRPWKQLLAMARAVSRRDFTQRAQISGRNEMATLGMALNNMSEELAESYSVLERRVQEKTAGLEQKNEILAFLWQANRRLHSNAPLCERISPVLNGLQGLTLLRDIEVRVYDLEDEDNHQEFTCHSDIQCDDKGCYLCPRDLPPLPDSGTTLKWRLSDAHNQYGILLATLPAGRHLSHDQQQLVDTLVEQLTGTLALDRHQEHQQQLIVMEERATIARELHDSIAQSLSCMKMQVSCLQMQGDDLPEASRQLLGQIRNELNTSWAQLRELLTTFRLQLTEPGLRPALEASCQEYSAHFGFTVRLDYQLPPRFVPSHQAIHLLQIAREALSNALKHANATDVSVSVTLRDNQVRLVVADNGRGVPDHAERSNHYGLIIMRDRAQSLRGDCQVRRRETGGTEVLVTFIPEKSFSIQ, from the coding sequence ATGTTGAAACGTCTTTTTACGCCGCTGACGCTGGTTAATCAACTCGCCTTGATCGTTCTACTGGCGACGGTAATTGGCGTCGCCGGAATGGCGATATCTTCTCGCCTGGTTCACGGCGTTCAGGGCAGCGCGCACGCCATTAATAAAGCTGGCTCACTGCGCATGCAGAGCTACCGATTACTGGCGGCAGTGCCGCTGCACGACAGCGATCAAAGGCTGCTGGATGAAATGACCGCAACCGTTTTTAGCCCGGAACTGCAGTACGCCGCTCGCCACGACGATCAGCAAAAACAGCTCCAGGGGCTACAGCATTACTGGCAGCTGGAGCTGGCGCCAGGCATGCGTAAGGCGCAGAGTCAGGCCGCGGTAGCAACGGATGTCGCCGGTTTTGTCGACCGTATAGACCAGCTGGTGACCGCTTTCGATCACACCACCGAAGAGCGGATTAAGCACGTTGTCTGGATCCAGCGCATTATGGCCGTAGGAATGGCGTTGCTGCTGGTATTCACCATCGTCTGGCTGCGCGCGCGTTTACTCCGTCCCTGGAAACAACTGCTGGCTATGGCACGCGCGGTAAGCCGTCGCGATTTTACCCAACGGGCTCAGATTAGCGGGCGCAACGAGATGGCGACGCTCGGCATGGCGCTGAACAACATGTCAGAAGAGCTGGCGGAGAGCTATTCGGTGCTTGAACGCCGGGTACAGGAAAAAACCGCCGGTCTGGAGCAAAAAAACGAGATCCTCGCTTTTCTCTGGCAGGCCAACCGCCGACTGCACTCTAACGCTCCGCTCTGCGAGCGCATCTCTCCCGTCCTTAACGGTCTACAGGGCTTAACTCTGCTGCGCGATATCGAAGTCCGCGTTTACGATCTTGAGGACGAAGACAATCATCAGGAGTTCACCTGCCACTCTGATATACAGTGTGATGATAAGGGCTGCTACCTGTGTCCACGCGATCTACCGCCGCTGCCCGATAGCGGAACCACCCTAAAATGGCGACTCTCTGATGCCCATAACCAGTACGGTATTCTGCTGGCGACCCTGCCCGCCGGGCGCCATCTGAGCCACGATCAGCAGCAGTTGGTTGATACTTTGGTTGAGCAACTTACCGGCACCCTCGCGCTTGACCGTCATCAGGAGCACCAGCAGCAGCTTATCGTCATGGAGGAACGCGCCACCATCGCCCGCGAACTTCATGACTCCATCGCCCAGTCGCTCTCCTGTATGAAGATGCAGGTCAGCTGCCTGCAGATGCAGGGCGACGATCTGCCGGAAGCCAGTCGCCAGCTGTTGGGGCAAATCCGTAATGAACTGAATACGTCCTGGGCGCAGCTGCGCGAGCTGCTGACTACCTTCCGTCTGCAGCTTACCGAACCGGGATTACGCCCGGCCCTTGAGGCCAGCTGTCAGGAATACAGCGCCCACTTTGGTTTTACGGTACGCCTGGATTATCAGCTGCCGCCGCGTTTTGTCCCGTCGCATCAGGCAATTCACCTACTGCAAATCGCCCGTGAAGCGCTCAGCAACGCGTTAAAGCACGCAAATGCCACTGACGTTAGCGTCTCCGTGACGCTGCGGGACAATCAGGTCCGGCTGGTGGTGGCCGATAACGGCCGCGGCGTCCCGGATCACGCGGAACGCAGCAACCACTACGGCCTGATTATTATGCGCGATCGAGCGCAGAGCCTGCGCGGGGACTGTCAGGTCCGGCGCAGGGAAACCGGCGGTACCGAAGTACTGGTCACTTTTATCCCCGAAAAATCGTTTTCAATCCAATAA
- a CDS encoding NarK family nitrate/nitrite MFS transporter — protein MSHSSIPEKTNSSVISDWRPEDPEFWQQRGHRVASRNLWISVPCLLLAFCVWMLFSAVAVNLNKVGFQFTTDQLFMLTALPALSGALLRVPYAFMVPLFGGRRWTAFSTGIMIVPCVWLGFAVQDTSTPFSVFVIISLLCGFAGANFASSMANISFFFPKQKQGGALGVNGGLGNMGVSVMQLVAPLVVSVSIFAVFGGTGSEQSDGSMLYLENAAWIWVPFLIIFTLAAWFFMNDLSASKASLSEQLPVLKRAHLWIMALLYLATFGSFIGFSAGFAMLSKTQFPDVQILHYAFFGPFIGALARSTGGAISDRLGGTRVTLVNFIVMAIFCGLLFLTLPTRGEGGNFIAFFAVFMVLFLTAGLGSASTFQMISVIFRKMTMDRVKAQGGSEAQAMREAATDTAAALGFISAIGAIGGFFIPKAFGISLDLTGSPAGAMKIFLIFYIACVVITWAVYGRKQK, from the coding sequence ATGAGTCACTCTTCTATCCCGGAGAAGACTAACAGCTCAGTCATTAGCGACTGGCGTCCTGAGGATCCTGAATTCTGGCAGCAGCGCGGTCACCGCGTCGCCAGCCGCAATCTGTGGATCTCCGTTCCGTGTCTTTTGCTGGCATTCTGCGTCTGGATGTTGTTTAGCGCCGTCGCCGTAAACCTGAATAAGGTTGGCTTTCAGTTCACTACCGACCAGCTGTTTATGCTGACCGCGCTGCCGGCGCTGTCCGGTGCTCTGCTGCGCGTACCCTACGCGTTTATGGTGCCGCTGTTTGGCGGCCGTCGCTGGACCGCTTTCAGTACCGGGATCATGATCGTACCCTGCGTCTGGTTGGGTTTCGCGGTGCAGGATACCTCAACGCCATTCAGCGTTTTCGTGATTATTTCCCTGCTGTGCGGCTTTGCCGGGGCCAACTTTGCTTCCAGTATGGCTAACATCAGTTTCTTTTTCCCGAAACAGAAGCAGGGCGGTGCTCTGGGCGTCAACGGCGGCCTTGGTAATATGGGCGTTAGCGTAATGCAGCTGGTTGCTCCTCTGGTGGTATCTGTGTCGATTTTCGCGGTCTTCGGCGGAACCGGCAGCGAACAGTCGGATGGTTCCATGCTGTACCTGGAAAACGCCGCGTGGATCTGGGTACCGTTCCTGATTATCTTCACCCTGGCGGCATGGTTCTTTATGAACGATCTGTCGGCATCGAAGGCATCGCTGAGCGAGCAGTTACCGGTACTGAAACGCGCACATCTGTGGATCATGGCGTTGCTTTATCTTGCCACCTTTGGCTCATTTATTGGTTTCTCGGCAGGTTTCGCGATGCTGTCGAAGACCCAGTTCCCGGATGTTCAAATCCTGCACTATGCGTTCTTCGGGCCGTTTATCGGCGCACTGGCGCGTTCTACCGGCGGGGCTATCTCCGACCGTCTGGGCGGGACTCGCGTGACGCTGGTGAACTTTATCGTAATGGCTATCTTCTGCGGTCTGCTGTTCCTGACGTTGCCAACCCGCGGTGAGGGGGGGAACTTTATTGCCTTCTTCGCGGTATTTATGGTGCTGTTCCTGACAGCCGGTCTGGGGAGCGCCTCTACCTTCCAGATGATTTCGGTTATCTTCCGTAAAATGACCATGGATCGCGTGAAGGCGCAGGGCGGCAGCGAAGCGCAGGCGATGCGCGAAGCGGCGACCGATACGGCGGCGGCGCTGGGCTTTATTTCAGCGATTGGCGCTATTGGCGGCTTCTTTATTCCGAAAGCGTTCGGTATTTCGCTGGATCTGACAGGCTCGCCTGCCGGAGCAATGAAAATCTTCCTGATATTCTATATCGCCTGCGTAGTGATTACCTGGGCGGTTTATGGACGTAAGCAAAAATAA
- a CDS encoding nitrate reductase subunit alpha codes for MSKFLDRFRYFKQKGETFADGHGQLLKTNRDWEDGYRQRWQHDKVVRSTHGVNCTGSCSWKIYVKNGLVTWETQQTDYPRTRPDMPNHEPRGCPRGASYSWYLYSANRLKYPLMRKRLMKMWREAKVQHSDPVDAWASIIEDADKAKNFKQARGRGGFVRSSWQEVNELIAASNVYTVKTYGPDRVAGFSPIPAMSMVSYASGARYLSLIGGTCLSFYDWYCDLPPASPQTWGEQTDVPESADWYNSSYIIAWGSNVPQTRTPDAHFFTEVRYKGTKTVAITPDYAEIAKLCDLWLAPKQGTDAAMALAMGHVMLREFHLDKPSQYFTDYVRRYTDMPMLVMLEERDGYYAAGRMLRAADLVDALGQETNPEWKTVAFDEKGEITVPNGSIGFRWGDKGKWNLEQRDGKTGEDVELRLSLLGGHDEIANVGFPYFGGEGTEHFNKVELENVLLHKLPVKRLQKADGSTVLVTTVYDLTLANYGLDRGLGDENCAGSYDDVKAYTPAWAEKITGVSRAQIIRTAREFADNADKTHGRSMIIVGAGLNHWFHLDMNYRGLINMLIFCGCVGQSGGGWAHYVGQEKLRPQTGWQPLAFALDWQRPARHMNSTSYFYNHSSQWRYESVTAQELLSPLADKSRYSGHLIDFNVRAERMGWLPSAPQLGTNPLRIAEEAKKAGMTPVDYTVKSLKEGSIRFAAEQPENGKNHPRNLFIWRSNLLGSSGKGHEYMLKYLLGTENGIQGKDLGKQGGVKPEEVEWKDNGLDGKLDLVVTLDFRLSSTCLYSDIVLPTATWYEKDDMNTSDMHPFIHPLSAAVDPAWESKSDWDIYKGIAKTFSEVCVGHLGQETDVVTLPIQHDSAAELAQPLDVKDWKKGECDLIPGKTAPHILTVERDYPATYERFTSIGPLMEKIGNGGKGIAWNTQSEMDLLRKLNYTKADGPAKGQPMLNTAIDAAEMILTLAPETNGHVAVKAWAALSEFTGRDHTHLAKNKEEEKIRFRDIQAQPRKIISSPTWSGLEDEHVSYNAGYTNVHELIPWRTLSGRQQLYQDHQWMRDFGESLLVYRPPIDTRSVKAVMGAKSNGNPEKALNFLTPHQKWGIHSTYSDNLLMLTLSRGGPIVWMSEADAKDLGIEDNDWIEVFNSNGALTARAVVSQRVPAGMTMMYHAQERIVNLPGSEVTEQRGGIHNSVTRITPKPTHMIGGYAQLAYGFNYYGTVGSNRDEFVVVRKMKNINWLDGEGNDQVQESVK; via the coding sequence ATGAGTAAATTCCTGGACCGGTTTCGCTACTTCAAACAGAAGGGTGAAACCTTTGCCGATGGGCATGGCCAGCTTCTAAAAACCAACCGGGATTGGGAGGATGGATACCGTCAACGTTGGCAGCACGATAAAGTTGTGCGCTCCACCCACGGTGTAAACTGCACCGGCTCATGCAGCTGGAAGATTTATGTCAAAAATGGCCTCGTCACCTGGGAAACCCAGCAGACCGATTATCCGCGCACCCGTCCGGATATGCCGAACCACGAACCTCGCGGCTGCCCACGCGGCGCCAGCTACTCGTGGTATCTCTACAGCGCCAACCGCCTGAAATATCCACTGATGCGCAAGCGCCTGATGAAAATGTGGCGTGAAGCGAAGGTTCAGCACAGCGATCCGGTGGATGCATGGGCTTCGATTATTGAAGACGCCGACAAAGCGAAAAACTTTAAACAAGCGCGCGGCCGCGGCGGTTTCGTGCGCTCGTCCTGGCAAGAGGTGAACGAGCTGATTGCCGCCTCTAACGTCTATACCGTCAAAACCTACGGCCCGGACCGCGTAGCCGGCTTCTCGCCGATTCCGGCGATGTCGATGGTCTCCTATGCCTCTGGCGCGCGCTATCTGTCGCTGATCGGCGGGACCTGCCTGAGCTTCTATGACTGGTACTGCGACCTGCCGCCGGCATCACCGCAGACCTGGGGTGAACAGACCGATGTGCCGGAATCCGCCGACTGGTATAACTCCAGCTATATTATCGCGTGGGGCTCCAACGTTCCGCAGACCCGTACTCCGGATGCCCACTTCTTTACCGAAGTTCGCTACAAGGGCACCAAAACCGTAGCTATCACCCCTGACTACGCCGAAATCGCCAAGCTTTGCGATCTGTGGCTGGCGCCGAAGCAGGGGACCGATGCGGCGATGGCGCTGGCGATGGGCCACGTGATGCTGCGCGAGTTCCATCTTGATAAGCCAAGCCAGTATTTCACCGATTACGTCCGTCGCTATACCGACATGCCGATGCTGGTGATGCTCGAAGAGCGCGATGGCTATTACGCCGCGGGCCGCATGCTGCGCGCGGCTGACCTGGTTGATGCGTTAGGTCAGGAAACGAATCCAGAATGGAAAACCGTCGCCTTTGATGAGAAGGGCGAAATCACCGTGCCGAACGGTTCCATCGGTTTCCGCTGGGGCGATAAGGGCAAATGGAATCTTGAACAGCGCGACGGCAAAACCGGAGAAGATGTAGAGCTGCGCCTGAGCCTGCTGGGCGGCCACGATGAGATCGCGAACGTCGGTTTCCCTTATTTTGGCGGCGAAGGTACCGAGCACTTTAATAAGGTTGAGCTGGAAAACGTGCTGCTGCACAAACTGCCGGTAAAACGCCTGCAAAAAGCCGACGGCTCTACCGTCCTGGTCACCACCGTATACGACCTCACCCTGGCGAACTACGGCCTGGATCGCGGCCTCGGCGATGAAAACTGCGCCGGCAGCTACGATGATGTTAAAGCGTATACCCCGGCATGGGCGGAGAAAATCACCGGCGTTTCCCGGGCGCAGATTATCCGCACCGCGCGCGAATTTGCCGATAACGCCGATAAGACCCACGGCCGTTCGATGATTATCGTCGGCGCCGGTCTGAACCACTGGTTCCACCTCGATATGAACTATCGCGGCCTGATTAATATGCTGATCTTCTGCGGCTGCGTCGGTCAGAGCGGCGGCGGCTGGGCGCACTATGTCGGCCAGGAAAAACTGCGTCCGCAGACCGGCTGGCAGCCGCTGGCGTTTGCCCTCGACTGGCAGCGTCCGGCGCGTCACATGAACAGTACGTCGTACTTTTATAACCACTCCAGCCAGTGGCGCTATGAAAGCGTAACCGCCCAGGAACTGCTGTCGCCGTTAGCGGATAAATCCCGCTACAGCGGCCACCTGATCGACTTCAACGTGCGCGCTGAACGTATGGGCTGGCTGCCGTCGGCGCCGCAGCTGGGCACTAACCCGCTGCGTATCGCGGAAGAGGCGAAGAAAGCGGGCATGACGCCGGTCGACTACACCGTCAAGTCGCTGAAAGAGGGCTCAATTCGTTTTGCCGCCGAGCAGCCGGAAAATGGCAAGAACCATCCGCGCAACCTGTTTATCTGGCGTTCTAACCTGTTGGGGTCTTCAGGTAAAGGCCATGAATACATGCTGAAATATCTGCTGGGTACGGAAAACGGTATTCAGGGCAAAGATCTTGGCAAGCAGGGCGGCGTGAAGCCGGAAGAAGTGGAATGGAAAGATAACGGTCTCGACGGCAAGCTGGATCTGGTGGTGACTCTGGACTTCCGTCTGTCGAGCACCTGCCTGTACTCCGATATCGTGCTGCCAACCGCGACCTGGTATGAAAAAGACGATATGAATACCTCGGATATGCATCCGTTTATTCATCCGCTTTCTGCCGCAGTGGATCCGGCCTGGGAATCGAAAAGCGACTGGGATATCTACAAAGGTATTGCGAAGACGTTCTCCGAAGTGTGCGTGGGTCACCTGGGTCAGGAAACCGATGTAGTAACGCTGCCTATCCAGCACGATTCCGCCGCCGAACTGGCGCAGCCGCTGGACGTTAAGGACTGGAAAAAAGGCGAATGCGACCTGATTCCAGGCAAAACCGCGCCGCATATTCTGACCGTTGAACGCGACTATCCGGCGACATACGAACGCTTCACTTCCATTGGCCCGCTGATGGAGAAAATCGGCAACGGCGGGAAAGGTATTGCCTGGAATACCCAGAGCGAAATGGACCTGCTGCGCAAGCTCAACTACACCAAAGCGGATGGTCCGGCGAAAGGTCAGCCGATGCTTAATACCGCAATTGACGCGGCGGAAATGATCCTGACCCTTGCCCCGGAAACTAACGGCCACGTGGCGGTGAAAGCCTGGGCGGCGCTCAGCGAGTTTACCGGTCGTGACCATACGCACCTGGCGAAGAATAAAGAGGAAGAGAAAATTCGCTTCCGCGATATTCAGGCCCAGCCGCGCAAAATTATCTCCAGCCCGACCTGGTCCGGCCTCGAAGATGAGCACGTTTCCTATAACGCCGGTTATACCAACGTTCATGAGCTGATCCCGTGGCGCACGCTTTCCGGCCGCCAGCAGCTGTATCAGGATCACCAGTGGATGCGTGACTTCGGCGAAAGCCTGCTGGTTTATCGTCCACCGATTGACACCCGTTCGGTGAAAGCCGTTATGGGGGCGAAATCGAACGGCAACCCGGAGAAGGCGCTGAACTTCCTGACGCCGCACCAGAAGTGGGGGATCCACTCCACCTACAGCGACAACCTGCTGATGCTGACGCTGTCGCGCGGTGGTCCGATTGTGTGGATGAGCGAAGCGGACGCTAAAGATCTGGGTATTGAAGATAACGACTGGATCGAAGTGTTTAACAGCAACGGTGCCCTGACCGCGCGTGCGGTGGTGAGCCAGCGTGTTCCCGCCGGGATGACCATGATGTACCACGCGCAGGAGCGTATCGTGAACCTGCCGGGTTCAGAGGTCACCGAACAGCGCGGCGGTATACATAACTCCGTGACCCGTATTACGCCGAAGCCGACCCATATGATCGGCGGCTATGCGCAGCTGGCCTACGGCTTTAACTATTACGGCACGGTCGGTTCTAACCGCGATGAATTCGTGGTGGTTCGTAAAATGAAGAATATTAACTGGTTAGATGGCGAAGGTAATGACCAGGTACAGGAGAGCGTAAAATGA